A genomic segment from Bacillota bacterium encodes:
- a CDS encoding HesA/MoeB/ThiF family protein, with protein MLNATQRERYQRQIVIPPVGEEGQERILRSRVLVVGVGGLGSPAAYYLAAAGVGFLGLVDGDVVSESNLQRQIIHSTSTLGVRKVESAAARVRELNPGVTVRTYEGPLTRGNAPDLVRQYDVVLSCLDNMEARYALNDACVAERKPFVEGGVMRFNGLATTVVPGVSPCYRCIFPETPREGMMTPAQAGVIGPAPGVIGSVQAVEAIKIILGIGDLLTGRLLLIDLLGGSFREVSVQRNPSCPACGGMTAG; from the coding sequence GTGTTGAATGCCACTCAGAGGGAGAGGTATCAGAGGCAGATTGTCATCCCGCCGGTAGGAGAGGAGGGGCAGGAGAGGATCCTGCGCTCCCGCGTCCTTGTCGTCGGCGTTGGGGGGCTTGGGTCCCCGGCTGCATACTACCTTGCCGCGGCAGGCGTTGGTTTCCTCGGACTCGTGGATGGCGACGTAGTGTCAGAGTCCAACCTGCAGCGACAGATCATCCACTCCACCTCGACCCTCGGCGTGCGGAAGGTCGAATCGGCCGCCGCACGGGTGAGGGAGCTTAACCCTGGCGTGACGGTCAGGACTTACGAGGGACCCCTGACCCGCGGCAACGCGCCGGACCTCGTCCGGCAGTACGACGTGGTGTTGAGCTGCCTCGACAACATGGAGGCGAGGTACGCCCTGAACGACGCGTGCGTCGCCGAACGGAAACCGTTCGTCGAGGGGGGCGTGATGAGGTTCAACGGCCTCGCGACCACTGTCGTCCCGGGTGTCAGCCCCTGCTACCGCTGCATATTCCCCGAGACTCCCCGCGAGGGCATGATGACTCCCGCACAGGCCGGCGTGATCGGGCCGGCGCCGGGCGTGATCGGCTCCGTGCAGGCCGTAGAGGCCATCAAGATCATCCTGGGGATAGGGGACCTGCTTACCGGCCGGCTGCTGCTGATCGACCTGTTGGGCGGGTCATTCAGGGAAGTATCGGTGCAGAGGAACCCGTCATGCCCTGCGTGCGGCGGGATGACGGCCGGATAG
- a CDS encoding type III pantothenate kinase — translation MVLVVDVGNTNVVLGVYRGKDLVAHWRVSTQRHRTSDEYGILFCQLFTYDGLDPKSVDAVVISSVVPPLTGHVEEMSRRFFGAEPLVVGPGIKTGITIRYDNPLEVGADRIVNAVAAFTKYGGPVIVVDFGTATTFDAISRKGEYLGGAISPGIGISAEALYTRAARLPKIEMIKPPSAIGKNTVASMQSGILFGYAGLVDELVDRTRRELGGFARVVATGGLASLVAPETKTITEVDPWLTLEGLRLIYEMNAKDMQAEAVLRSC, via the coding sequence ATGGTGCTGGTAGTTGACGTAGGCAATACGAACGTCGTGCTCGGAGTATACAGGGGCAAGGATCTCGTGGCGCACTGGCGCGTGTCGACGCAGAGGCACAGGACGTCCGACGAGTACGGTATCCTGTTCTGCCAGCTGTTCACGTACGACGGGCTTGACCCCAAGTCCGTGGATGCCGTCGTCATATCCTCGGTCGTCCCGCCGCTCACGGGCCACGTCGAGGAGATGTCCAGGAGGTTCTTCGGGGCCGAACCGCTTGTCGTGGGTCCGGGGATAAAGACGGGTATCACGATCAGGTACGATAACCCGCTCGAGGTGGGCGCCGACCGGATCGTCAACGCGGTCGCGGCCTTCACTAAATACGGTGGCCCCGTGATCGTAGTGGATTTCGGTACCGCCACGACTTTCGACGCCATATCCCGCAAGGGCGAGTACCTGGGCGGCGCGATCTCTCCCGGGATCGGGATCTCCGCCGAAGCGCTCTACACGCGCGCCGCAAGGCTCCCCAAGATCGAGATGATCAAGCCGCCGTCCGCGATCGGCAAGAACACTGTTGCAAGCATGCAGTCAGGGATACTGTTCGGTTATGCCGGGCTGGTGGACGAGCTGGTAGACCGGACCAGGAGGGAACTCGGCGGGTTCGCGCGTGTCGTGGCTACCGGGGGTCTCGCGTCGCTAGTGGCGCCGGAGACGAAGACGATCACCGAGGTCGACCCGTGGCTCACGCTCGAAGGACTGCGCCTGATATACGAGATGAACGCCAAGGACATGCAGGCGGAGGCGGTATTGCGGTCGTGTTGA
- a CDS encoding ZIP family metal transporter has protein sequence MSRVVMGAIIGLLSGLVGTGAGGLALRFFGRPSDRVFSIILGFSGGIMLSMVAFDLMPQAFRLASVGWGIAGLVGGALLIGLIDLLTPHVHFMSDDTESSRFVRASLLIGIGIAIHNLPEGLAIGAGYLASERFGIGLAIMMMLHNAPEGMAMSAPMCRVDGCTWKVVGWAAAAGLPEGVGALIGLALGGVSPIVLALALGFAAGAMLFITCDELIPDAQEFRVGHTGTWGIVAGVVTGIVLSTLLELH, from the coding sequence TTGTCGCGGGTAGTCATGGGAGCTATCATAGGCCTGCTCTCAGGCCTCGTGGGTACCGGCGCGGGCGGGCTCGCGCTCAGATTCTTCGGAAGACCGTCCGACAGGGTATTCAGCATCATCCTCGGGTTCTCCGGCGGCATCATGCTGTCCATGGTCGCCTTTGACCTCATGCCCCAGGCCTTCCGTCTCGCCAGCGTGGGCTGGGGGATTGCGGGCCTGGTCGGGGGCGCGCTGCTCATCGGGCTGATCGACCTCCTGACGCCGCACGTCCACTTCATGTCTGACGACACCGAAAGCTCCCGGTTTGTCAGGGCCAGCCTCCTGATCGGCATCGGGATCGCGATACACAACCTGCCGGAGGGCCTCGCGATCGGGGCCGGCTACCTTGCTTCCGAGAGATTCGGCATCGGCCTGGCCATCATGATGATGCTTCATAACGCGCCTGAGGGTATGGCGATGTCGGCCCCAATGTGTAGAGTCGACGGGTGCACCTGGAAGGTGGTGGGCTGGGCGGCAGCGGCGGGCCTGCCGGAGGGGGTAGGCGCGCTGATAGGCCTGGCGCTTGGAGGGGTTTCGCCGATCGTGCTGGCGCTTGCCCTCGGCTTCGCGGCCGGCGCGATGCTGTTCATAACTTGCGACGAACTCATCCCCGATGCGCAGGAGTTCCGCGTCGGGCATACGGGAACGTGGGGGATTGTTGCGGGAGTGGTGACGGGCATTGTATTATCTACTTTACTGGAATTGCATTAG
- a CDS encoding ABC transporter ATP-binding protein, which translates to MSTPSAPLLSVRELSVSYGSIRALRGISFDVYPGQIVTLIGANGAGKSTALRTISGLLRAKSGGIMLDGQDLLKRPAHEIVEMGIAHVPEGRGIFGNLTVLENLKLATYARKDRAAVKQDLERVFATFPRLRERQNQFGGTLSGGEQQMLAVGRALMTRGRLMLLDEPSMGLSPILVQEIFRIIREINQSGITVLLVEQNAHMALRIADYCYVLETGTIAFSGTADALLGDVRIKEAYLGGSGRETA; encoded by the coding sequence GTGAGCACACCTTCCGCGCCGCTTCTTTCCGTAAGGGAACTATCGGTGTCGTACGGCAGCATCCGCGCGCTGCGTGGGATCTCGTTCGACGTCTATCCCGGGCAGATAGTAACGCTGATAGGAGCGAACGGGGCCGGGAAGTCCACCGCGCTGAGGACAATATCCGGGCTGCTCCGGGCCAAATCGGGCGGCATCATGTTGGACGGTCAGGATCTATTGAAGCGACCGGCGCACGAGATCGTCGAGATGGGCATAGCACACGTTCCAGAGGGTCGCGGGATATTCGGGAACCTGACCGTCCTTGAAAACCTCAAACTGGCGACGTACGCAAGGAAAGACCGCGCGGCCGTCAAACAGGACCTGGAGCGGGTGTTCGCTACATTCCCCCGCCTCAGGGAGCGACAGAATCAGTTTGGGGGCACTCTGTCCGGCGGTGAACAGCAAATGCTGGCCGTCGGGCGCGCCCTGATGACGCGGGGCAGGCTGATGCTCCTCGACGAGCCGTCGATGGGTCTTTCCCCCATCCTCGTCCAGGAGATATTCCGGATCATAAGGGAAATCAACCAGAGCGGTATCACCGTTCTCCTGGTCGAGCAAAACGCGCACATGGCGCTCCGGATAGCAGATTACTGCTACGTGCTCGAAACGGGTACCATCGCGTTTTCGGGGACGGCCGACGCCCTCCTGGGCGATGTCCGCATTAAGGAGGCATACCTCGGCGGGTCCGGCAGGGAAACCGCCTGA
- a CDS encoding ABC transporter ATP-binding protein — protein MSLLEMWGVTHFFGGLRAVREFELRVEPGELVGIIGPNGAGKTTVFNLITGVYHPTEGSITFKDRDITGMAPNVIASAGIARTFQTIRLFKDLSVLDNVRIAQFSQIKYDPWQGLLRTGAFKSEEREVRSRALDLLGIFNLKKYAGMPARSLPYGEQRRLEIARALACNPSLLLLDEPAAGMNPGEISKLMDLIQWVRSQFNLTILLIEHQMKVVMGICERIKVLDFGETIAEGRPSEIQSNPRVLEAYLGKEMVV, from the coding sequence ATGTCGCTGCTTGAAATGTGGGGAGTCACCCATTTTTTCGGCGGCCTGCGGGCGGTCCGCGAGTTCGAATTACGTGTCGAGCCTGGCGAGCTGGTCGGGATAATCGGGCCGAACGGAGCCGGCAAGACCACCGTGTTTAACCTTATAACCGGCGTGTATCACCCAACAGAAGGATCGATAACCTTCAAGGACAGGGACATCACAGGTATGGCGCCCAACGTCATAGCCTCAGCTGGCATAGCGAGAACGTTCCAGACCATCCGGCTATTCAAGGACTTGAGCGTACTGGATAACGTACGAATCGCCCAGTTTTCGCAGATAAAGTATGACCCGTGGCAGGGCTTGCTCAGAACAGGCGCGTTCAAGAGCGAAGAACGCGAGGTGCGCTCGAGAGCGCTTGACCTGCTGGGCATATTCAACCTGAAGAAATACGCGGGGATGCCCGCCAGGAGCCTGCCCTATGGAGAGCAGCGCCGCCTGGAGATAGCGCGGGCGCTTGCATGCAACCCCTCTCTCCTGCTTCTCGACGAACCAGCCGCCGGCATGAATCCCGGGGAGATTTCGAAGCTGATGGATCTTATCCAGTGGGTGCGGAGCCAGTTTAACCTCACTATATTGCTCATCGAGCATCAGATGAAGGTGGTCATGGGGATCTGCGAGAGGATCAAGGTGCTTGACTTCGGGGAAACGATCGCCGAGGGGCGGCCATCGGAGATCCAGAGCAACCCGCGCGTGCTCGAAGCGTATCTCGGAAAGGAGATGGTCGTGTGA
- a CDS encoding branched-chain amino acid ABC transporter permease has translation MRKRDKHIWVILGLIPALAVLPHTGLVNPYLELVLMYIGINIILTVGLNLVNGYMGEFSVGHAAFMAIGAYASSILTVKVIPAAWGATLFPLVVLAGGAAAALAGVVIAVPSFKTRGDYLAIVTLAFNMIIRSALENMEVIGGPRGFMGMAKLTNPAWVYVWTLIAVFGVRNFVYTNYGRGVLSIREDEVASALVSVDTRKCKVLAFVLSSFFAGVAGALFAHLLQFINPRSFTILKSTEVLVMVYLGGVGSIWGSILGAAIFTVLLELLRPLMVWRWVVGPLMLVALMLFRPTGIMGLREHRWFLPGDEDMSTVEVKADVAA, from the coding sequence ATGAGGAAACGGGACAAACACATCTGGGTCATCCTGGGCCTCATCCCCGCCCTGGCGGTCCTCCCCCACACCGGACTGGTCAACCCATACCTGGAACTGGTGCTCATGTACATAGGAATCAACATCATCCTGACCGTCGGCCTGAATCTCGTCAACGGATACATGGGGGAGTTCTCCGTGGGTCACGCGGCGTTCATGGCAATCGGGGCATATGCATCCTCCATCCTTACAGTAAAAGTTATTCCTGCAGCCTGGGGCGCCACGTTGTTCCCGCTGGTGGTACTTGCAGGGGGCGCCGCGGCAGCGCTGGCGGGAGTGGTCATCGCTGTCCCTTCTTTCAAAACGAGGGGCGACTACCTGGCGATTGTCACGCTGGCATTCAACATGATCATCAGGAGCGCCCTCGAAAACATGGAGGTAATTGGGGGACCGCGAGGCTTTATGGGTATGGCCAAACTGACTAACCCGGCCTGGGTGTACGTGTGGACCTTGATAGCGGTGTTCGGGGTCAGGAACTTCGTCTACACGAATTACGGGCGCGGGGTGCTTTCGATCAGGGAGGACGAGGTGGCGTCGGCGCTGGTCTCGGTGGACACCCGCAAGTGCAAGGTGCTCGCCTTTGTGCTGTCTTCATTCTTCGCCGGAGTGGCGGGGGCGCTATTTGCACACCTGCTCCAGTTCATCAACCCCAGGTCGTTTACGATACTGAAATCTACCGAGGTGCTGGTTATGGTTTACCTCGGCGGCGTCGGCTCGATCTGGGGGTCCATACTCGGCGCCGCGATATTCACGGTTCTTCTCGAACTCCTGAGGCCGCTGATGGTGTGGCGGTGGGTGGTCGGCCCGTTAATGCTGGTGGCGCTCATGCTATTCAGGCCGACAGGCATAATGGGTCTTCGTGAACACAGGTGGTTTTTGCCCGGGGACGAGGACATGAGCACGGTGGAGGTGAAGGCCGATGTCGCTGCTTGA
- a CDS encoding branched-chain amino acid ABC transporter permease, translating into MVHLVQQALNALQLGSVYALIALGYTMVYGILRLINFAHGDIFMVSAYLGVFAAGFFLSFRHAPLWLAFILTMLVSMIGTATLAVIIERVAYRPLRNAPRVSLVITALGAGLFLENFTLATMGAEPRKMPALIPVVNIDLAGVTVSTIQILIVVVSVVVMLILDTIVMKTMTGMAMRAISFDKNVVPLMGVPLDRIISLTFAIGSSVAAAGGILYGIAYPVIDPYMGIRIGWWAFIAAVVGGIGNVRGAMIGAYILGFVEIFTPLVLPSSTYRDFVAFSILLLFLVSKPTGILGRPSVQKV; encoded by the coding sequence TTGGTGCACCTTGTGCAACAAGCACTGAACGCGCTCCAGCTGGGTAGCGTGTACGCCTTGATAGCGCTGGGATACACGATGGTCTACGGCATACTCCGGCTGATCAATTTCGCGCACGGCGATATCTTCATGGTCAGCGCCTACCTCGGCGTGTTTGCGGCGGGCTTTTTTCTTTCCTTCAGGCACGCGCCGTTATGGCTGGCGTTCATCCTGACCATGCTCGTTTCGATGATAGGAACCGCGACGCTCGCCGTCATCATAGAGCGGGTGGCGTACAGGCCGCTCCGGAACGCGCCGAGGGTGTCATTGGTCATAACTGCACTGGGCGCCGGCCTGTTCCTGGAGAACTTCACCCTCGCAACCATGGGCGCGGAGCCAAGAAAGATGCCGGCTCTCATTCCTGTCGTCAACATCGACCTCGCCGGAGTGACGGTATCAACCATCCAGATCCTGATTGTTGTGGTTTCCGTGGTCGTCATGTTAATCCTTGACACAATCGTCATGAAGACGATGACAGGCATGGCGATGCGCGCCATATCCTTCGACAAGAACGTGGTTCCCCTCATGGGAGTGCCGCTGGACCGGATCATTTCACTCACATTCGCCATCGGGTCGTCGGTCGCGGCCGCCGGTGGAATTCTTTACGGGATCGCCTACCCGGTCATCGACCCGTACATGGGGATCAGGATCGGGTGGTGGGCGTTTATCGCTGCCGTCGTGGGCGGCATCGGAAACGTGCGGGGCGCGATGATAGGGGCGTATATTCTCGGCTTTGTGGAGATATTCACCCCGCTCGTTCTCCCGTCTTCAACGTACAGGGACTTTGTAGCCTTCTCGATTCTCTTGCTGTTCCTCGTGTCCAAGCCCACCGGCATACTGGGCAGGCCCAGCGTGCAGAAGGTGTAG
- a CDS encoding ABC transporter substrate-binding protein: MKRLLALVVIACIAASVAGCTSKPGEIKIGCNAELTGSIPVVGQSCKNAAVMAVDEVNKAGGLEVGGRKYTITLLIEDNEDKAESAAAVTQKLINQGQVLAMIGPNASRNAIPAASIAEASKVPMISPWSTNPKTTDGKKYIFRACFIDDFQGVVCAKFALNNLQAKTAAVLYDVGSEYNKGIAEVFKKTFEGSGGKIVSFETYTTGDKDFSSQLTRIKNASPDVLFLPNYYSEVPLQVQQAYKLGYKGKFLGGDSWGSPELIKLGGADMEGHFFSTHYAPDIATPVAQNFIKTYKEKYGSTPDDVAALTYDSFSLLFQAIKAAGKPDRQAVRDALAGIAKFEGVTGVLQFKGTGDPVKSAVILQIKDGNFKYFETAKP, from the coding sequence TTGAAGAGATTACTGGCGCTAGTAGTGATCGCGTGTATTGCCGCGTCGGTGGCAGGCTGCACCAGTAAACCCGGAGAGATAAAGATCGGATGCAACGCCGAACTTACCGGCAGCATCCCTGTAGTCGGTCAATCGTGTAAAAACGCGGCTGTCATGGCGGTGGATGAGGTTAATAAGGCCGGTGGCCTGGAGGTAGGCGGCAGGAAGTACACGATCACCTTACTGATCGAGGATAACGAGGATAAGGCTGAGTCTGCCGCGGCGGTCACTCAAAAGCTGATTAACCAGGGCCAGGTTCTCGCCATGATCGGGCCGAACGCCAGCCGCAACGCCATTCCCGCCGCGTCCATCGCCGAAGCATCCAAGGTTCCTATGATCAGCCCGTGGTCCACGAACCCCAAGACCACCGATGGCAAGAAGTACATATTCCGCGCGTGCTTCATCGACGACTTCCAGGGAGTGGTGTGCGCCAAGTTCGCGTTGAACAACCTGCAGGCCAAGACGGCCGCGGTGCTCTACGACGTAGGCAGCGAATACAACAAGGGCATCGCCGAGGTGTTCAAGAAGACGTTCGAGGGATCCGGCGGAAAGATCGTGTCGTTCGAAACCTATACCACCGGTGACAAGGACTTCAGTTCGCAGCTCACCAGAATAAAGAATGCCAGTCCGGATGTCCTGTTCCTCCCCAACTACTACAGCGAAGTCCCGCTCCAGGTCCAGCAGGCATACAAGCTCGGCTACAAGGGCAAGTTCCTGGGCGGCGACAGCTGGGGTAGCCCTGAGCTCATAAAGCTCGGTGGCGCCGATATGGAGGGCCACTTCTTCAGCACCCACTACGCCCCCGACATTGCGACTCCGGTGGCGCAGAATTTCATCAAGACTTACAAGGAAAAGTACGGGAGCACCCCCGACGATGTCGCGGCGTTGACCTACGACTCTTTTAGCCTGCTGTTCCAGGCGATCAAGGCAGCGGGGAAGCCCGACAGGCAGGCCGTACGCGACGCCCTGGCAGGGATCGCGAAGTTTGAGGGGGTTACGGGAGTCCTCCAGTTCAAGGGGACCGGAGACCCTGTCAAGAGCGCGGTCATCCTCCAGATCAAGGACGGCAACTTCAAGTACTTCGAGACGGCCAAACCATAA
- a CDS encoding formate--tetrahydrofolate ligase, with protein sequence MKSDIEIAQEAKMKPIGEIAKGIGLTEDDIEYYGKYKAKVSLDVIDKFAGKPNAKYVVVTAITPTPLGEGKTTTTIGLGQALNRLGKKTINCIRQPSLGPVFGIKGGAAGGGYSQCIPMEEFNLHFTGDTHAVALAHNLLAAFIDASILHGNPFNIDPFTITWPRVVDISDRALRKVIVGLGGSENGHPRETGFDIAVASEVMAILALTNNIKDLRQRLGKIVVGYSKDGNPVTAEDLRCAGSMAVLLKDAIKPNLIQTLENTPVFVHAGPFANIAHGNNSILADKIAVKLGDYVVTEAGFGADIGCEKFFNIKCRYSGLKPDAAVMVATVRALKMHGGAFRVVPGKPMDKELVAKENYDALAKGCENLAKQIENVRMHGVPVVVCVNRFDTDHDKEIQMIRELAVQAGASDSVLSEVWAKGGEGGIDLAKAIIKASEQPNQFKFLYPLEASIKEKIETIATKVYGASGVDYLPAAEKQIKMYTANGFDKIPICMAKTHLSLSADASLKGRPRNFKVTVREVRASVGAGFLYPLLGEMRTMPGLPSDPAGAHIDFDDEGKIVGLF encoded by the coding sequence ATGAAAAGCGACATCGAAATCGCCCAGGAAGCAAAGATGAAGCCTATCGGGGAAATCGCAAAAGGCATCGGGCTCACGGAGGACGACATCGAGTACTACGGCAAGTACAAGGCGAAGGTATCACTCGATGTCATCGACAAGTTCGCCGGCAAGCCGAACGCGAAGTACGTGGTAGTCACGGCCATAACCCCCACACCACTCGGTGAAGGCAAGACCACCACCACGATAGGCCTTGGCCAGGCGCTAAACCGCCTCGGCAAGAAGACGATCAACTGCATAAGGCAGCCGTCGCTGGGCCCCGTGTTCGGGATAAAAGGGGGCGCCGCCGGTGGCGGCTACTCTCAGTGCATCCCGATGGAGGAGTTCAACCTCCACTTCACCGGCGACACCCACGCGGTCGCACTCGCCCACAACCTGCTGGCGGCGTTCATCGACGCCAGCATCCTACACGGCAACCCGTTCAACATCGACCCGTTCACGATAACGTGGCCGCGCGTCGTCGACATCTCCGACCGCGCCCTCCGGAAGGTCATCGTCGGCCTGGGCGGGTCCGAGAACGGTCACCCTCGCGAGACGGGATTTGACATCGCCGTTGCTTCCGAGGTCATGGCGATCCTCGCACTCACCAATAACATCAAGGACCTCCGCCAGAGACTCGGCAAGATCGTCGTCGGCTACAGCAAGGACGGCAATCCCGTCACGGCGGAAGACCTGCGCTGCGCCGGCTCGATGGCGGTCCTCCTCAAAGACGCGATCAAGCCGAACCTGATCCAGACCCTCGAGAATACCCCGGTTTTCGTGCACGCGGGGCCGTTCGCCAATATCGCGCACGGCAACAACTCGATCCTGGCGGACAAGATCGCGGTCAAGCTCGGTGACTACGTTGTGACCGAGGCCGGGTTCGGCGCCGACATCGGCTGTGAGAAATTCTTCAACATAAAGTGCCGCTACAGTGGCCTCAAGCCCGACGCCGCGGTCATGGTCGCGACGGTCCGCGCGCTGAAGATGCACGGCGGCGCGTTCAGGGTCGTCCCGGGCAAACCGATGGACAAGGAGCTCGTCGCGAAGGAGAACTACGACGCTCTCGCGAAGGGCTGCGAGAACCTGGCGAAGCAGATCGAGAACGTCAGGATGCACGGCGTTCCGGTAGTCGTCTGCGTCAACAGGTTCGATACCGACCACGACAAGGAAATCCAGATGATCCGCGAGCTCGCCGTGCAGGCGGGAGCCTCCGACTCCGTGCTCAGCGAGGTCTGGGCGAAGGGCGGTGAAGGCGGAATCGACCTGGCGAAGGCCATCATCAAGGCATCGGAGCAGCCCAACCAGTTCAAGTTCCTCTACCCGCTCGAGGCGTCGATCAAGGAGAAGATCGAGACCATAGCGACGAAGGTCTACGGCGCGTCGGGAGTCGATTACCTGCCGGCGGCGGAGAAGCAGATCAAGATGTACACCGCGAACGGGTTCGACAAGATCCCGATATGCATGGCCAAGACCCACCTCTCGCTATCGGCGGATGCAAGCCTGAAGGGCCGGCCGAGAAACTTCAAGGTCACCGTGCGCGAGGTCCGCGCGTCGGTCGGCGCCGGCTTCCTCTACCCGCTCCTCGGCGAGATGAGGACTATGCCCGGCCTCCCGTCGGACCCCGCCGGAGCGCACATCGACTTCGACGACGAAGGGAAGATCGTAGGGCTGTTCTAG
- a CDS encoding imidazolonepropionase — translation MVVLNAGQLLTVSGQSRPRAGRAMRDLGIIEDGYFASLEGVIVDAGPQREFERRVEPLPGATVIDAKGGVVSPGFVDPHTHLVFAGWRAGEFAMRIEGRTYLEIHKAGGGINSTVESTRASDEPTLLSRALERLDECLKWGTTTVEVKSGYGLDTGNELKCLRVVSKAAQVHPAGVVGTFMGLHAVPPEFAGNADGYVDLIVNEMLPAVQQQGVARFADVFCEKGVFTPGQSRRVLVEAGRRGMRAKVHADELAPSGGAELAAEVGAISAEHLMMASDRGLEAMRGAGCVAVLLPGTPFFLGGHAYAPARRMIDMGLPVALGTDFNPGSCTLQVMPVAMTIACTQMRMTPEECFTAATVNAACATGIGDRVGRIERGMAADAVVFDAGDYREIPYRFAANLATCVIKSGRVVARDGVPCWSADGRA, via the coding sequence CTGGTGGTGCTCAATGCCGGGCAGCTGCTGACAGTTTCAGGGCAGTCGCGGCCCCGCGCGGGCCGCGCCATGCGCGATCTGGGCATCATTGAGGACGGGTACTTCGCATCGCTCGAGGGTGTGATCGTGGACGCCGGCCCTCAGCGCGAGTTCGAGCGGCGCGTGGAACCACTTCCGGGTGCCACCGTGATCGACGCCAAGGGCGGCGTGGTTTCGCCCGGGTTTGTCGACCCCCACACTCACCTGGTGTTCGCCGGGTGGCGGGCGGGGGAATTCGCAATGCGCATCGAGGGGAGGACGTACCTCGAGATCCACAAGGCGGGGGGCGGCATCAACAGCACGGTCGAATCTACCCGTGCCTCGGACGAGCCCACCCTGCTGTCACGGGCGCTGGAAAGGCTGGATGAGTGCCTCAAGTGGGGCACTACAACTGTCGAGGTGAAAAGCGGCTACGGTCTCGATACCGGGAACGAGCTCAAGTGCCTGCGCGTGGTCTCGAAGGCCGCGCAGGTTCACCCCGCCGGAGTCGTGGGCACGTTCATGGGGCTGCACGCGGTGCCGCCCGAGTTCGCGGGTAACGCGGACGGGTACGTGGACCTGATCGTGAACGAGATGCTCCCGGCCGTGCAGCAACAGGGGGTCGCGCGGTTCGCGGACGTATTCTGCGAGAAGGGCGTGTTCACCCCCGGGCAGTCGAGGAGAGTGCTCGTAGAGGCCGGGCGAAGAGGGATGCGGGCGAAGGTGCACGCCGACGAGCTGGCGCCTTCCGGAGGGGCTGAACTGGCTGCGGAGGTTGGCGCGATTTCGGCCGAACACTTGATGATGGCTTCCGACAGGGGGCTCGAGGCGATGAGGGGCGCTGGATGCGTCGCGGTTCTCCTGCCCGGCACGCCGTTTTTCCTGGGCGGCCATGCTTATGCGCCGGCGAGGAGGATGATAGACATGGGCCTGCCGGTTGCGCTGGGGACGGATTTCAACCCCGGTTCGTGTACTCTCCAGGTGATGCCTGTGGCGATGACGATTGCCTGCACGCAGATGAGAATGACTCCCGAGGAATGCTTCACCGCGGCCACAGTTAACGCCGCCTGCGCCACCGGGATAGGCGACCGCGTGGGCAGAATAGAGCGGGGTATGGCGGCTGACGCAGTGGTGTTCGACGCCGGTGATTACCGGGAGATCCCGTACCGCTTCGCAGCGAACCTCGCGACGTGCGTGATTAAGTCAGGTCGCGTGGTGGCCAGGGACGGTGTACCGTGCTGGTCGGCGGATGGACGAGCATGA